From a region of the Pseudoxanthomonas sp. X-1 genome:
- a CDS encoding acyl-CoA dehydrogenase family protein: MSSANTSRATALHVASVDTHGPDWLASRVRRELRETPDLPRPGGGQTLERWRALARLGAESLPLVKVLEAHYDALAILAEAGEPPPPRDTLWAVWAAGGPTETLRHDPDKGRVSGIKPWCSAPPSLITHALVTVAHGDRRPLAAVTLSPGAFQLDASRWQGPGMVGIPTGEGHFSGAPARLVDTPDFYLERPGFWHGGAGIAACWFGAAVAIAGRVRASAGVSKNPFCAAHLGAIDEQLTAAQLMLRDLARQIDHRPQESHRHAVTRLRCFVDRVCRDVMERAALALGPASLCTDGEHAQRCADLQAFIRQCHGQRDEQWLGEALHQAEGAWAL, translated from the coding sequence ATGTCATCTGCGAACACTTCCCGCGCGACGGCGTTGCATGTCGCGTCCGTCGACACGCATGGACCGGACTGGCTCGCATCGCGCGTCCGGCGCGAGCTCCGCGAAACACCAGACCTGCCCAGGCCGGGCGGCGGGCAGACGCTGGAGCGTTGGCGTGCGCTCGCCAGGCTCGGCGCCGAGAGCCTGCCGCTGGTCAAGGTGCTGGAGGCGCACTACGACGCCCTGGCGATCCTTGCCGAAGCTGGCGAGCCGCCCCCGCCGAGGGACACGCTCTGGGCTGTGTGGGCGGCGGGCGGGCCGACCGAGACGCTTCGCCATGACCCGGACAAGGGCCGCGTCAGCGGGATCAAACCCTGGTGCAGCGCTCCGCCATCGCTGATCACCCATGCCCTGGTGACCGTCGCCCACGGTGACCGTCGCCCCCTGGCCGCCGTCACGCTGTCGCCCGGTGCGTTCCAGCTGGATGCCAGCCGTTGGCAGGGTCCGGGCATGGTCGGGATCCCAACCGGGGAGGGGCATTTCTCCGGCGCGCCGGCGCGCCTGGTCGACACCCCGGACTTCTATCTGGAGCGGCCCGGCTTCTGGCACGGCGGGGCGGGGATCGCGGCGTGCTGGTTCGGCGCGGCGGTCGCGATCGCCGGGCGTGTGCGCGCGTCGGCCGGCGTGTCGAAGAACCCGTTCTGCGCCGCGCACCTCGGGGCGATCGACGAACAGCTCACCGCGGCGCAGCTGATGCTGCGCGATCTCGCGCGCCAGATCGATCACCGTCCGCAGGAGTCGCATCGGCATGCGGTCACCCGCCTGCGCTGCTTCGTGGACCGGGTCTGCCGCGATGTCATGGAGCGCGCGGCGCTGGCCCTCGGGCCGGCCTCGCTGTGCACCGATGGCGAGCACGCCCAGCGCTGCGCCGACCTGCAGGCCTTCATCCGGCAATGTCACGGGCAGCGCGACGAGCAGTGGCTCGGGGAGGCGTTGCACCAGGCGGAGGGCGCATGGGCGCTCTGA
- a CDS encoding TonB-dependent receptor translates to MIDTAPAGLSARLRHALGSSVFCTALVAPFTALAVDSPPPASGTNRTAGDIAPATAGTDAAAAASAPAPDRTPSTLQTVKAIAAHEVIEQKKRAAVVKDSVIYDEMDSYGDETLAESLMAAPGISAVEDAGEPRFVTIRGIQPNLNFTSLDGIAIASVGNSGSGERMNNLQLIPSDIGTRTDIYKTFGAQQAPDAIGGIIDIVSRSAFDRAGRYVFADAAGIYSTASTDVQRSAGGNHRTLGHYGKSAKLVFSDRFGADGQFGIVAVGRYQQRSRNSVKRWVESNYFFDDVGHYLTDGSTAPDTLPGWNGLRAPGNFSTGTYTNYITNFGGSLKLEWQPVDAPYRASLLMYGYRFYENSTMNKTDLYSNAKFDLQNQTADGGTSQINSIYIKNRHDRWDRANAGAIASLERDFGEASRLSLRAGHTQETFDNTQVYWGVRAYPTGLSVDYANDDHGFPNAIAVSDPKLLLGSAYKLNPAQAYVSPRDAQERIEHVRLDFAHNTGDEARGFGLATGAEYRHLNIWQDVDFTYYTTKDTLNAYLYPGATLVGTVPGFPLIDNAKLTDTLVPRLANNDKAYPNADFSSDYKYVEDIAGAYVSAQYAWDRALLLGGLRYDHTRFDAFSPYSDDGGTTYTADFRKSRGSYSNLLPSLNALFKLGERQRLRFSASQTLGRPTPGNVAQASSTSCAEDEDGGGYCTIRRGNPQLHPRKSTNLDLAWDLYFNGNNGIVSLALFDKKIRDDIYTLTTYQVLDDVTYKVTQPMNTDESTLHGAELALANRALRWGDQRFDLYFNATRLFGKTEYVTSDGQPRALDRLLYQPDWSLNGSAIWRMPWYDAQLRVSGNYRSKMLVDFGDTPWLDSYYDPYMTFNLGFSHRVSKHVSFKYEAKNLFNTQPTYSMGPGGRYRTEIDDYGRFFYFHIIYQ, encoded by the coding sequence ATGATCGATACCGCGCCTGCCGGCCTGAGCGCGCGCCTGCGCCATGCGCTGGGCAGCTCCGTCTTCTGCACCGCGCTCGTCGCGCCCTTCACCGCGCTGGCGGTGGACAGCCCGCCGCCGGCCTCCGGGACGAACCGCACGGCCGGGGACATCGCACCGGCGACGGCCGGCACGGACGCCGCAGCGGCGGCTTCCGCGCCCGCGCCGGACAGGACGCCCAGCACGCTGCAGACGGTCAAGGCGATCGCCGCGCACGAGGTGATCGAGCAGAAGAAGCGCGCGGCGGTGGTCAAGGATTCGGTGATCTACGACGAGATGGACAGCTATGGCGACGAGACCCTGGCCGAGAGCCTGATGGCCGCGCCCGGCATCAGCGCGGTGGAGGACGCCGGCGAGCCGCGCTTCGTCACCATCCGCGGCATCCAGCCCAACCTCAACTTCACCAGCCTGGACGGCATCGCCATCGCCAGCGTCGGCAACAGCGGCTCGGGCGAGCGCATGAACAACCTGCAGCTGATCCCCAGCGACATCGGCACGCGCACGGACATCTACAAGACCTTCGGCGCGCAGCAGGCGCCCGATGCGATAGGCGGCATCATCGACATCGTCAGCCGCAGCGCCTTCGACCGCGCCGGGCGCTATGTCTTCGCCGATGCGGCCGGCATCTATTCCACCGCCTCGACCGATGTCCAGCGCAGCGCCGGCGGCAACCACAGGACGCTCGGACATTACGGCAAGAGCGCCAAGCTGGTGTTCTCCGACCGGTTCGGCGCGGACGGGCAGTTCGGCATCGTGGCGGTCGGCCGCTACCAGCAGCGCTCGCGCAACAGCGTCAAGCGCTGGGTGGAGAGCAACTACTTCTTCGACGATGTCGGCCACTACCTGACCGACGGCAGCACCGCGCCAGACACCCTGCCCGGCTGGAACGGCCTGCGCGCGCCGGGCAACTTCAGCACCGGCACCTACACCAACTACATCACCAACTTCGGCGGCTCGCTCAAGCTGGAGTGGCAGCCTGTCGATGCGCCCTATCGCGCCTCGCTGTTGATGTACGGCTACCGGTTCTACGAAAACTCGACGATGAACAAGACCGACCTGTACTCGAACGCCAAGTTCGACCTGCAGAACCAGACGGCCGACGGCGGTACTTCGCAGATCAACAGCATCTACATCAAGAACCGGCACGATCGCTGGGACCGCGCCAACGCGGGGGCGATCGCCAGCCTGGAGCGGGACTTCGGCGAGGCCTCGCGCCTGAGCCTGCGCGCCGGCCATACCCAGGAGACCTTCGACAACACCCAGGTGTACTGGGGCGTGCGCGCCTATCCGACCGGCCTGTCCGTCGACTACGCCAACGACGACCACGGCTTCCCCAACGCGATCGCCGTGTCCGATCCGAAGCTGCTGCTCGGCTCGGCCTACAAGCTCAACCCGGCCCAGGCCTACGTCTCGCCGCGCGATGCGCAGGAGCGCATCGAACACGTGCGGCTGGACTTCGCCCACAACACCGGCGACGAGGCGCGCGGCTTCGGCCTGGCCACCGGGGCCGAATACCGGCACCTGAACATCTGGCAGGACGTGGACTTCACCTACTACACCACCAAGGACACGCTCAACGCCTACCTCTATCCCGGCGCGACGCTGGTGGGCACGGTGCCGGGCTTCCCATTGATCGACAACGCCAAGCTCACCGACACGCTGGTGCCCAGGCTGGCCAACAACGACAAGGCCTACCCCAACGCGGACTTCAGCAGCGACTACAAGTACGTCGAGGACATCGCTGGCGCCTATGTTTCGGCCCAGTACGCCTGGGACCGGGCGCTGCTGCTGGGCGGCCTGCGCTACGACCACACGCGGTTCGACGCCTTCAGCCCGTACAGCGATGACGGCGGTACGACCTACACGGCCGATTTCAGGAAATCCAGGGGCAGCTACAGCAACCTGCTGCCGAGCTTGAACGCGCTGTTCAAGCTCGGCGAGCGCCAGCGCCTGCGCTTCTCGGCCAGCCAGACCCTGGGCCGGCCCACGCCGGGCAATGTCGCCCAGGCCAGCAGCACCAGCTGCGCCGAGGACGAGGACGGCGGCGGCTACTGCACGATCCGGCGCGGCAATCCCCAGCTCCATCCGCGCAAGTCGACCAATCTGGACCTGGCCTGGGACCTGTACTTCAACGGCAACAACGGCATCGTCTCGCTGGCGCTGTTCGACAAGAAGATCAGGGACGACATCTACACCCTGACCACCTACCAGGTGCTCGACGATGTCACCTACAAGGTGACCCAGCCGATGAACACCGACGAGTCGACCCTGCACGGTGCCGAACTCGCACTGGCCAACCGTGCGCTGCGCTGGGGCGATCAGCGCTTCGACCTGTACTTCAACGCGACCAGGCTGTTCGGCAAGACCGAATACGTCACCAGCGATGGCCAACCGCGTGCGCTGGACCGCCTGCTCTACCAGCCGGACTGGTCGCTCAACGGCTCGGCGATCTGGCGCATGCCCTGGTACGACGCGCAGCTGCGCGTGTCGGGCAATTACCGCTCGAAGATGCTGGTGGATTTCGGCGACACGCCCTGGCTGGATTCGTACTACGACCCGTACATGACCTTCAACCTGGGCTTCAGCCACCGGGTCTCCAAGCACGTCTCGTTCAAGTACGAGGCCAAGAACCTCTTCAATACCCAACCCACCTACAGCATGGGCCCGGGCGGCAGATACCGCACCGAGATCGACGACTACGGCCGCTTCTTCTACTTCCACATCATCTATCAGTGA
- a CDS encoding alkaline phosphatase D family protein produces the protein MPGIDRRRFLQLSGLSALGAWMGTASVLAAEQDAAGLTLRNLLKSPKFDTTPFTVGVASGDPTPDGMVLWTRLATAPLEYGGGMPTRPMVVGWELADDEGFRRILRSGTTLAHPELGHAVHVELEGLAPARPYWYRFNLAGYTSAIGRTATLPAAEADPARVRFAVAGCQQYEEGHYTAWRHIADEPLDFVFHYGDYIYEGATNTTASRKVNGRPFTNLRNHVGPELYTLDDYRRRYAQYKTDQDLQAAHAAAPWFVTFDDHEIDNDWAGVDDQDGTPSELFLLRRAQGFQAYYENMPLRRSAFPRDGHLQLYRRARWGQLLDVHFLDTRQYRSRQPADMSDRAVVESPQRTMMGQAQERWLFDGLADPAPRWQVIAHQVALGDYALEKNGRVVTSDDQWSGYLASRRRLLDHIERAGHRNVVTVCGDAHRHYASDLVQDNADSGVISSEFLATSITSGSDGLGVDEVARNTLAHSPHLKVTTDKRGYVLCTVERDTCVGDLKTVDRVMVPGAKLERFARLAIEHGKPGLQPA, from the coding sequence ATGCCTGGTATCGATCGTCGCCGTTTCCTCCAGCTCTCCGGCCTGTCGGCGCTCGGCGCGTGGATGGGCACCGCCTCGGTGCTGGCCGCCGAGCAGGACGCCGCCGGCCTGACCCTGCGCAACCTGCTCAAGTCGCCGAAGTTCGACACCACGCCCTTCACCGTGGGCGTGGCCTCGGGCGATCCCACCCCCGATGGCATGGTGCTGTGGACGCGGCTGGCGACCGCGCCGCTGGAGTACGGCGGCGGCATGCCGACCCGGCCGATGGTGGTCGGCTGGGAGCTGGCCGACGACGAGGGCTTCCGCAGGATCCTGCGCAGCGGCACGACCCTGGCCCACCCCGAGCTGGGGCACGCCGTGCACGTCGAGCTGGAAGGCCTCGCCCCGGCGCGGCCCTACTGGTACCGCTTCAACCTCGCCGGTTACACCAGCGCGATCGGCCGCACCGCCACGCTGCCGGCGGCCGAGGCGGATCCTGCGCGGGTACGCTTCGCCGTGGCCGGCTGCCAGCAGTACGAGGAAGGCCACTACACCGCCTGGCGCCACATCGCCGACGAGCCGCTGGACTTCGTCTTCCACTACGGCGACTACATCTACGAAGGCGCGACCAATACCACCGCCAGCCGCAAGGTCAACGGCCGGCCCTTCACCAACTTGCGCAACCACGTCGGCCCGGAGCTGTACACGCTGGACGATTACCGCCGCCGCTATGCGCAGTACAAGACCGATCAGGACCTGCAGGCCGCCCATGCGGCGGCGCCGTGGTTCGTGACCTTCGACGATCACGAGATCGACAACGACTGGGCCGGCGTCGACGACCAGGACGGCACGCCGAGCGAGCTGTTCCTGCTGCGGCGCGCGCAGGGCTTCCAGGCCTATTACGAGAACATGCCGCTGCGCCGCAGCGCCTTCCCGCGCGACGGCCACCTGCAGCTGTACCGGCGCGCGCGCTGGGGCCAGCTGCTGGACGTGCATTTCCTCGACACGCGCCAGTACCGCAGCAGGCAGCCGGCCGACATGAGCGATCGCGCCGTGGTGGAATCGCCGCAGCGCACGATGATGGGCCAGGCCCAGGAGCGCTGGCTGTTCGACGGGCTGGCCGACCCGGCGCCGCGCTGGCAGGTGATCGCCCACCAGGTGGCGCTGGGCGACTACGCGCTGGAGAAGAACGGTCGGGTGGTGACCTCGGACGACCAATGGTCCGGCTATCTGGCCAGCCGTCGCCGCCTGCTGGACCACATCGAGCGGGCCGGGCATAGGAACGTGGTCACCGTCTGCGGCGACGCGCACCGCCACTACGCCAGCGACCTGGTGCAGGACAACGCCGACTCCGGCGTGATCTCCAGCGAATTCCTGGCCACCTCCATCACCTCTGGCTCCGACGGCCTGGGCGTGGACGAGGTGGCGCGCAACACGCTGGCCCACAGCCCGCACCTGAAGGTCACCACCGACAAGCGCGGCTACGTGCTGTGCACGGTCGAGCGCGACACCTGCGTAGGCGACCTGAAGACCGTGGACCGGGTCATGGTGCCGGGCGCGAAGCTGGAACGTTTCGCGCGCCTGGCCATCGAACACGGCAAGCCCGGCCTGCAGCCGGCCTGA
- the aroA gene encoding 3-phosphoshikimate 1-carboxyvinyltransferase, translating to MTSQSWIAQPGTALHGALAIPGDKSVSHRAVMFAALADGTSRVEGFLEGEDTRATAAIFERLGVRIETPSPSTRIVHGVGVDGLQAPSGELDCGNAGTGMRLLAGLLAAQAFDSVLVGDESLSRRPMRRVTVPLAQMGARIETREDGTPPLRIHGGQALHGIDYASPVASAQIKSCLLLAGLYADGDTTVHEPHPTRDYTERMLSAFGVDIDFSPGYARLRGGQRLRATDIAVPADFSSAAFFLVAASIIPGSDVTLKAVGLNPRRTGLLEALRLMGADIEVRDAREHGGEPVADLRVRYAALQGARIPESVVPDMIDEFPALFVAAAAAQGQTLVSGAAELRVKESDRLAAMATGLRTLGVRVDETPDGATIHGGPIGAGTIESHGDHRIAMAFCIAGQLASGPVVVRDVANVATSFPGFDTLAVGAGFGLAPGA from the coding sequence ATGACCTCGCAATCCTGGATCGCTCAACCCGGCACGGCGCTGCATGGCGCGCTGGCCATTCCTGGTGACAAGTCGGTCTCGCACCGGGCGGTGATGTTCGCGGCGCTGGCCGATGGCACCTCGCGCGTGGAAGGCTTCCTGGAAGGCGAGGACACGCGCGCCACGGCCGCCATCTTCGAACGCCTCGGCGTGCGCATCGAAACGCCGTCGCCTTCCACGCGCATCGTGCATGGCGTGGGCGTGGACGGGCTGCAGGCGCCGAGCGGCGAACTGGACTGCGGCAATGCGGGCACCGGCATGCGCCTGCTCGCCGGCCTGCTGGCCGCGCAAGCGTTCGACAGCGTGCTGGTCGGCGATGAGTCGCTGTCCAGGCGGCCGATGCGCCGCGTCACCGTGCCGCTGGCGCAGATGGGCGCGCGGATCGAGACGCGCGAGGACGGCACGCCGCCGCTGCGCATCCATGGCGGTCAGGCCCTGCACGGGATCGACTACGCCTCGCCGGTGGCCAGCGCGCAGATCAAGTCCTGCCTGCTGCTGGCGGGCCTGTATGCCGACGGCGACACCACCGTGCACGAGCCGCACCCCACGCGCGACTACACCGAGCGCATGCTCTCGGCCTTCGGCGTGGACATCGATTTCTCGCCGGGCTACGCGCGCCTGCGCGGCGGCCAGCGCCTGCGTGCGACCGATATCGCGGTGCCGGCGGACTTCTCTTCGGCGGCGTTCTTCCTGGTCGCCGCCAGCATCATCCCCGGTTCGGACGTGACGCTGAAGGCGGTGGGCCTCAATCCGCGCCGCACCGGCCTGCTCGAGGCGCTGCGCCTGATGGGCGCGGACATCGAGGTGCGCGACGCACGCGAGCACGGCGGCGAGCCGGTCGCCGACCTGCGCGTGCGCTACGCCGCGCTGCAGGGGGCGCGCATTCCCGAAAGCGTGGTGCCGGACATGATCGACGAGTTCCCGGCGCTGTTCGTGGCCGCCGCCGCGGCACAGGGCCAGACCCTCGTCAGCGGTGCGGCCGAACTGCGCGTCAAGGAATCCGATCGCCTGGCGGCCATGGCCACCGGCCTGCGCACGCTGGGCGTGCGGGTGGATGAGACGCCCGACGGCGCGACCATCCACGGCGGCCCCATCGGCGCGGGCACCATCGAGAGCCATGGCGACCACCGCATCGCCATGGCCTTCTGCATCGCGGGCCAGCTGGCCTCAGGCCCGGTGGTGGTGCGCGACGTGGCCAATGTGGCGACCTCGTTCCCCGGCTTCGACACGCTGGCGGTCGGCGCGGGCTTCGGGCTGGCGCCGGGGGCCTGA
- the pheA gene encoding prephenate dehydratase, producing the protein MTKKTPKPASALRKSPAKAAKPGKAARVPAKGAGARPAEPEFDLAQVRARIDHIDREIQALIAERAGYSLQVGKAKGKLAAAVDYYRPEREAQVLRMVVDRNQGPLSDEVLVHVFREIMSSSLALQEPLKIGYLGPEGTFSQQAVLKHFGRSALGLPMASIEEVFQEVESGSADFGVVPVENSGQGTIQITLDMFLTSDLKICGEVELRVQQFLMSRSGRIDDIERIYAHPQSFMQTAGWLRSNLPKAEKVPVSSNAEGARRARNADDAAAIGGESAVHAYGLKKVVMSPIQDDKDNTTRFLVVGRRIFPPSGHDRTSVLVFIHDKPGALFDVLSPFARHGISMNRIESRPSHHAKWEYGFFIDLAGHVEDEAMKQALAELEAHSAQIKVLGSYPVAVP; encoded by the coding sequence ATGACCAAGAAGACCCCCAAACCCGCAAGCGCGCTCCGCAAGTCGCCGGCCAAGGCGGCCAAGCCCGGCAAGGCGGCCAGGGTGCCCGCCAAGGGCGCCGGCGCCCGGCCGGCCGAGCCCGAGTTCGACCTGGCGCAGGTGCGGGCGCGCATCGACCATATCGACCGCGAGATCCAGGCGCTGATCGCCGAGCGCGCCGGCTATTCGCTGCAGGTCGGCAAGGCCAAGGGCAAGCTCGCCGCCGCGGTGGACTATTACCGCCCCGAGCGCGAGGCGCAGGTGCTGCGCATGGTGGTGGACCGCAACCAGGGCCCGCTGTCCGACGAAGTGCTGGTGCACGTGTTCCGCGAGATCATGTCCTCCAGCCTGGCGCTGCAGGAGCCGCTGAAGATCGGCTACCTGGGCCCGGAAGGCACCTTCAGCCAGCAGGCCGTGCTCAAGCACTTCGGCCGCTCGGCCCTGGGCCTGCCCATGGCCAGCATCGAGGAAGTCTTCCAGGAAGTGGAAAGCGGCAGCGCCGACTTCGGCGTGGTGCCGGTGGAGAATTCCGGACAGGGCACGATCCAGATCACGCTGGACATGTTCCTGACCTCCGACCTGAAGATCTGTGGCGAGGTCGAGCTGCGCGTGCAGCAGTTCCTGATGTCGCGCAGCGGGCGCATCGACGACATCGAGCGCATCTACGCGCACCCGCAGTCGTTCATGCAGACCGCCGGCTGGCTGCGCTCCAACCTGCCCAAGGCCGAGAAGGTGCCGGTGTCGAGCAATGCCGAGGGCGCGCGGCGCGCGCGCAACGCCGATGACGCGGCGGCGATCGGTGGCGAGAGCGCGGTGCACGCCTATGGCCTGAAGAAGGTGGTGATGAGCCCGATCCAGGACGACAAGGACAACACCACGCGCTTCCTGGTGGTGGGCCGCAGGATCTTCCCGCCGTCCGGCCACGATCGCACCTCGGTGCTGGTGTTCATCCACGACAAGCCGGGCGCGCTGTTCGACGTGCTCAGCCCGTTCGCGCGTCACGGCATCAGCATGAACCGCATCGAGTCGCGGCCCAGCCACCACGCCAAGTGGGAGTACGGCTTCTTCATCGACCTGGCCGGGCATGTGGAGGACGAGGCGATGAAGCAGGCGCTGGCCGAGCTGGAGGCGCATTCGGCGCAGATCAAGGTGCTGGGTTCGTATCCGGTGGCGGTGCCTTGA
- the serC gene encoding phosphoserine transaminase, whose product MSRVHNFSAGPAALPEAVLRQAQSEMLEWNGVGASIVEISHRSAEFMEVAARAEADLRTLLSIPEDYGVLFLPGGATTQQALLALNFASPGQTVDYVVTGHWSKTAIKQVKDYVNVHVAASSEAECFTDIPPRADWRLSPDAAYVHITANETIHGVEFRHTPEVGQVPLFADFSSSIASEPIEVSRYGVIYAGAQKNLGPVGVAVVIVRRDLLERAGQPRADIFNYASHLARDSMLNTPPTWNWYLAGLMFRWMLDQGGVEEFARRSAAKSQLVYGAIDASGGFYRNTVVPAARSRMNIPFFLADEALTARFVAESKAAGLIGLKGHKAVGGLRASLYNALPVASAQVLVEFMHDFQRRNG is encoded by the coding sequence ATGTCCCGCGTCCACAACTTCAGCGCCGGCCCCGCGGCGCTGCCCGAGGCCGTCCTGCGCCAGGCGCAGTCCGAAATGCTGGAATGGAACGGCGTGGGCGCCTCGATCGTGGAGATCAGCCACCGCAGCGCCGAGTTCATGGAAGTCGCCGCACGCGCCGAGGCCGACCTGCGCACGCTGCTGAGCATTCCCGAGGACTACGGTGTGCTGTTCCTGCCGGGCGGCGCCACCACCCAGCAGGCGCTGCTGGCGCTGAACTTCGCCAGCCCCGGCCAGACGGTGGACTACGTGGTGACCGGGCACTGGAGCAAGACCGCGATCAAGCAGGTCAAGGACTACGTCAACGTGCACGTGGCCGCCAGCAGCGAGGCCGAGTGCTTCACCGACATCCCGCCGCGCGCGGACTGGCGGCTCTCGCCCGACGCGGCCTATGTGCACATCACCGCCAACGAGACCATCCATGGCGTGGAGTTCCGCCACACGCCCGAGGTGGGGCAGGTGCCGCTGTTCGCCGACTTCTCCTCCTCGATCGCCTCCGAGCCGATCGAGGTATCGCGCTACGGCGTGATCTATGCCGGCGCGCAGAAGAACCTGGGTCCGGTCGGCGTGGCGGTGGTGATCGTGCGCCGCGACCTGCTCGAGCGTGCCGGCCAGCCGCGCGCGGACATCTTCAACTACGCCTCGCATCTGGCGCGCGACTCGATGCTCAACACGCCGCCGACCTGGAACTGGTACCTGGCCGGTCTGATGTTCCGCTGGATGCTGGACCAGGGCGGCGTGGAGGAATTCGCGCGTCGCAGTGCCGCCAAGTCGCAGCTGGTCTACGGCGCCATCGACGCCTCCGGCGGCTTCTACCGCAACACCGTGGTGCCGGCGGCGCGCTCGCGCATGAACATCCCCTTCTTCCTGGCCGATGAGGCGCTGACCGCGCGCTTCGTGGCCGAGTCCAAGGCCGCCGGGCTGATCGGCCTGAAGGGCCACAAGGCGGTCGGCGGCCTGCGCGCCTCGCTGTACAACGCGCTGCCGGTGGCCAGCGCCCAGGTGCTGGTGGAGTTCATGCACGACTTCCAGCGGCGCAATGGCTGA
- the msrP gene encoding protein-methionine-sulfoxide reductase catalytic subunit MsrP, whose product MSLRDALSLKDHHVTDEAVYRGRRDLFKLAAALPALALAGCADADPPDAPKTVVTPEQAKAGFRTSETLTRYEDVTSYNNFYEFGTGKTDPSSAPKTLRTSPWSVKVSGECEKPGTLALEDLLKSAPSEERIYRLRCVEGWSMVIPWDGIPLAAVLKRFAPTAKAKYVAFTTLADPRQMPGIAYRSIDWPYREGLRMDEAMHPLTFLATGVYGKPLPQQNGAPLRLVVPWKYGFKSIKSIVEIRFVEKMPPTAWNDLQPNEYGFFSNVNPAVDHPRWSQKTERRIAGNASKLFAERIPTRPFNGYADQVASMYAGMDLHKWF is encoded by the coding sequence GTGTCCCTACGCGACGCCCTCAGCCTCAAGGATCACCACGTCACCGACGAAGCCGTCTATCGCGGCCGTCGCGACCTGTTCAAGCTCGCCGCCGCGCTGCCGGCGCTGGCCCTGGCCGGCTGCGCCGATGCCGACCCGCCCGACGCGCCCAAGACCGTCGTCACCCCCGAACAGGCCAAGGCCGGCTTCCGCACGTCCGAGACGCTGACCCGCTACGAGGACGTGACCAGCTACAACAACTTCTACGAGTTCGGCACCGGCAAGACCGATCCGTCGAGCGCGCCCAAGACCCTGCGCACCTCGCCGTGGTCGGTCAAGGTGTCCGGGGAATGCGAGAAGCCCGGCACCCTGGCGCTGGAGGACCTGCTCAAGTCCGCGCCCAGCGAGGAGCGCATCTACCGCCTGCGCTGCGTGGAGGGCTGGTCGATGGTGATCCCGTGGGACGGCATCCCGCTGGCGGCGGTGCTCAAGCGCTTCGCGCCCACGGCCAAGGCCAAGTACGTGGCGTTCACCACCCTGGCCGACCCGCGTCAGATGCCGGGCATCGCCTATCGCTCGATCGACTGGCCCTACCGCGAGGGCCTGCGCATGGACGAGGCGATGCACCCGCTGACCTTCCTGGCCACCGGCGTGTACGGCAAGCCGCTACCGCAGCAGAACGGCGCGCCGCTGCGGCTGGTGGTGCCGTGGAAGTATGGCTTCAAGAGCATCAAGTCAATCGTGGAGATCCGCTTCGTCGAGAAGATGCCGCCCACCGCATGGAACGACCTGCAGCCCAACGAGTACGGCTTCTTCTCCAACGTCAATCCCGCCGTCGACCACCCGCGCTGGAGCCAGAAGACCGAACGCCGCATCGCCGGCAATGCCAGCAAGCTGTTCGCCGAGCGCATCCCGACGCGTCCCTTCAACGGCTACGCCGACCAGGTGGCTTCGATGTATGCGGGGATGGATCTGCACAAGTGGTTCTGA
- the msrQ gene encoding protein-methionine-sulfoxide reductase heme-binding subunit MsrQ, whose amino-acid sequence MKPLTLAKLVVHLLCLTPLALLGWRFWDVWRNGSDALGADPIAEIEHFTGLWALRFLIFTLAITPLRQLTGQAVLLRFRRLLGLYAFAYATVHLAAYLGLDLGGYWTQIFAEIVKRPYITVGFAAWLLLVPLAITSTQGWMRRLKRRWGQLHKAIYAIGVLAVLHFWWLVKSDIREPALYAGLLALLLGWRAWKAIRRARTAAAAPARRPAPPRPAAATASASAKPAAPSPPAPER is encoded by the coding sequence ATGAAACCCCTCACCCTCGCCAAGCTCGTCGTCCACCTGCTCTGCCTGACGCCGCTGGCGCTGCTGGGCTGGCGCTTCTGGGACGTCTGGCGCAACGGCAGCGATGCGCTGGGCGCCGACCCGATCGCGGAGATCGAGCACTTCACCGGGCTGTGGGCGCTGCGCTTCCTGATCTTCACCCTGGCCATCACGCCGCTGCGCCAGCTCACCGGCCAGGCGGTGCTGCTGCGCTTCCGACGCCTGCTTGGCCTGTACGCCTTCGCCTATGCCACCGTGCACTTGGCCGCCTACCTGGGCCTGGACCTGGGCGGCTACTGGACCCAGATCTTCGCCGAGATCGTCAAGCGGCCCTACATCACCGTGGGCTTCGCCGCGTGGCTGCTGCTGGTGCCGCTGGCGATCACCTCCACCCAGGGCTGGATGCGTCGGCTCAAGCGGCGCTGGGGCCAGCTGCACAAGGCCATCTACGCCATCGGCGTGCTGGCGGTGCTGCACTTCTGGTGGCTGGTGAAGTCCGACATCCGCGAACCGGCGCTCTACGCCGGGCTGCTCGCCCTGCTGCTGGGCTGGCGCGCGTGGAAGGCGATCAGGCGGGCGCGAACAGCAGCAGCAGCGCCAGCACGCCGGCCAGCACCGCCGCGGCCAGCAGCAGCCACGGCCAGCGCTTCAGCGAAGCCTGCGGCGCCTTCGCCGCCGGCACCGGAGCGCTGA